The Synchiropus splendidus isolate RoL2022-P1 chromosome 1, RoL_Sspl_1.0, whole genome shotgun sequence genome includes a window with the following:
- the grin1a gene encoding glutamate receptor ionotropic, NMDA 1a isoform X2, producing MRAFLLAVLLSCSCARAGCEPKIVNIGAVLSHKRYEQVFKDAVTQANQVYGRDKFKLTAISVTHKPNAIQMALSVCEDLISSQVYAILVSHPPQSNDHLTPTPVSYTAGFYRIPVVGLTTRMSIYSDKSIHLSFLRTVPPYSHQAHVWFDLMREFNWNHIILIVSDDHEGRAAQKRLETLLEERETKNKKRNYENLDQLSYDNKRGPKAEKVLQFSQETNLTALLLEAKELEARVIILSASEEDAAAVYKAARILNMTGSGYVWLVGEREMSGKALSEAPDGLIGLQLINGKNESAHINDAVAVVAQSIQELFEKENITEPPRGCVGNTNIWKTGPLFKRVLMSSKYPEGLTGRVEFNDDGDRKYAHYSILNYQKSRLNQVGIYNGTQVVMNNQRKIIWPGGETEKPQGFQMSTRLKIVTIHQEPFVYVKPTMPDGTCKEEMTLNGVLIKKVICTGPNETIPGRPTVPQCCYGFCIDLLIKLAMTMNFTYEVHLVADGKFGTQERVNNSNKKEWNGMMGELLGGLADMIVAPLTINNERAQYIEFSKPFKYQGLTILVKKEIPRSTLDSFMQPFQSTLWLLVGLSVHVVAVMLYLLDRFSPFGRFKVNSEEEEEDALTLSSAMWFSWGVLLNSGIGEGAPRSFSARILGMVWAGFAMIIVASYTANLAAFLVLDRPEERITGINDPRLRNPSDKFIYATVKQSSVDIYFRRQVELSTMYRHMEKHNYESAAEAIQAVRDNKLHAFIWDSAVLEFEASQKCDLVTTGELFFRSGFGIGMRKDSPWKQNVSLAILSSHENGFMEDLDKTWVRYQECDSRSNAPATLTFENMAGVFMLVAGGIAAGIFLIFIEIAYKRHKDARRKQMQLAFAAVNVWRKNLQPSSSLETQDDRKSGRAEPDPKKKASFRSISTTLASSIKRRRSSKDTQYPPTDITGQLNLSDPSVSTVV from the exons GTCTACGCCATCCTGGTGAGTCACCCGCCACAGTCCAATGACCACCTCACTCCGACGCCGGTCTCCTACACGGCAGGCTTCTACCGCATCCCCGTGGTCGGGCTCACCACCCGCATGTCCATCTACTCCGACAAG AGCATCCACCTGTCCTTCCTGCGGACGGTGCCCCCTTACTCTCACCAGGCGCATGTTTGGTTCGACCTGATGCGCGAGTTCAACTGGAACCACATCATCCTCATAGTGAGCGACGACCACGAGGGCCGGGCTGCCCAAAAGAGACTGGAGACCCTGCTGGAGGAGCGAGAGACAAAG aataaaaaaaggaaCTATGAAAACCTCGACCAACTGTCCTATGACAACAAGCGAGGACCTAAG GCAGAGAAAGTCCTCCAGTTCAGCCAGGAGACTAACTTAACTGCCCTGCTGCTGGAGGCCAAAGAGCTGGAGGCCCGAGTCATCATCCTGTCCGCCAG TGAGGAGGATGCAGCAGCGGTGTACAAGGCGGCTCGTATCCTCAACATGACGGGCTCTGGTTACGTGTGGCTGGTGGGCGAGCGGGAGATGTCGGGTAAAGCCCTGAGCGAGGCTCCAGACG GTCTGATCGGCCTCCAGCTCATCAACGGAAAGAATGAGTCGGCCCACATCAATGACGCGGTGGCCGTGGTGGCACAGTCCATCCAGGAGCTGTTTGAGAAGGAAAACATCACGGAGCCTCCCAGAGGATGTGTGGGCAACACCAACATCTGGAAAACAGGGCCACTGTTTAAACG GGTGCTGATGTCATCCAAATACCCAGAGGGCCTCACAGGACGCGTCGAGTTCAACGACGACGGAGACAGAAAATACGCCCATTACAGTATCCTCAACTACCAGAAGAGTCGACTGAACCAAGTCGGCATCTACAATGGAACACAG GTGGTCATGAACAATCAACGGAAGATCATCTGGCCTGGAGGAGAGACTGAAAAACCACAGGGCTTCCAGATGTCCACTCGCTTGAAG ATAGTGACCATACATCAGGAGCCGTTTGTGTATGTGAAACCGACGATGCCGGACGGAACGTGCAAGGAGGAAATGACGCTAAATGGAGTCTTAATTAAAAAGGTTATCTGCACTGGCCCCAATGAGACCATCCCAG GACGCCCAACTGTGCCGCAGTGCTGCTACGGATTTTGCATTGACCTTCTCATCAAACTGGCCATGACCATGAACTTCACCTACGAGGTCCACCTGGTCGCTGACGGGAAATTTGGAACACAAGAGCGC gtaaacaacagcaacaagaaAGAGTGGAACGGCATGATGGGAGAACTCCTGGGTGGCCTGGCTGACATGATCGTGGCTCCGCTGACAATCAACAATGAGCGAGCACAGTACATTGAGTTCTCCAAACCCTTTAAATATCAAGGTCTCACCATCCTAGTTAAAAAG GAAATCCCTCGCAGTACACTGGACTCATTCATGCAGCCTTTCCAAAGCACGCTGTGGCTGTTGGTGGGTCTTTCCGTGCATGTGGTGGCGGTGATGCTTTACCTTCTAGACCGGTTCAG CCCATTTGGAAGATTTAAAGTaaacagtgaagaagaagaagaggacgcCCTCACCTTGTCATCTGCTATGTGGTTCTCCTGGGGAGTGTTGCTGAACTCTGGTATTGGAGAAG gTGCGCCGCGCAGCTTCTCAGCGAGAATCTTGGGTATGGTGTGGGCTGGCTTTGCCATGATCATTGTGGCCTCTTATACTGCCAACCTGGCTGCCTTCCTGGTGTTGGACCGGCCTGAGGAGCGCATCACCGGCATCAATGACCCTCGG CTAAGAAACCCATCTGACAAGTTCATATACGCCACGGTGAAGCAGAGCTCGGTGGACATCTACTTCCGGCGGCAGGTGGAGCTTAGTACAATGTACCGGCACATGGAGAAGCACAACTATGAGAGTGCCGCCGAAGCCATCCAGGCTGTGCGTGACAA CAAGCTGCATGCTTTCATCTGGGACTCTGCGGTGCTGGAGTTTGAAGCCTCGCAGAAGTGCGACCTGGTGACCACGGGAGAGCTGTTTTTCCGTTCGGGCTTTGGCATAGGCATGCGCAAGGACAGCCCCTGGAAACAGAATGTGTCCCTGGCCATTCTCAG TTCTCATGAGAACGGCTTCATGGAAGACCTAGATAAAACCTGGGTGAGATACCAGGAGTGTGACTCAAGGAGCAATGCCCCAGCCACACTCACCTTTGAAAACATGGCAG GAGTCTTCATGCTGGTGGCTGGAGGCATAGCAGCCGGGATCTTCCTCATCTTTATCGAGATCGCCTACAAGCGACACAAAGACGCCCGCAGGAAGCAGATGCAGCTGGCCTTTGCGGCCGTCAATGTCTGGAGGAAGAACCTACAG CCCTCTTCCTCACTAGAGACTCAGGAT GATAGGAAAAGTGGTAGAGCAGAGCCCGACCCCAAAAAGAAAGCCTCTTTTAGGTCCATCAGTACCACCCTGGCCTCCAGCATCAAGAGACGTAGGTCCTCCAAAGACACG CAGTACCCACCCACTGACATCACGGGCCAACTCAACCTGTCGGACCCGTCTGTCAGCACCGTGGTGTAG
- the grin1a gene encoding glutamate receptor ionotropic, NMDA 1a isoform X4, whose translation MRAFLLAVLLSCSCARAGCEPKIVNIGAVLSHKRYEQVFKDAVTQANQVYGRDKFKLTAISVTHKPNAIQMALSVCEDLISSQVYAILVSHPPQSNDHLTPTPVSYTAGFYRIPVVGLTTRMSIYSDKSIHLSFLRTVPPYSHQAHVWFDLMREFNWNHIILIVSDDHEGRAAQKRLETLLEERETKAEKVLQFSQETNLTALLLEAKELEARVIILSASEEDAAAVYKAARILNMTGSGYVWLVGEREMSGKALSEAPDGLIGLQLINGKNESAHINDAVAVVAQSIQELFEKENITEPPRGCVGNTNIWKTGPLFKRVLMSSKYPEGLTGRVEFNDDGDRKYAHYSILNYQKSRLNQVGIYNGTQVVMNNQRKIIWPGGETEKPQGFQMSTRLKIVTIHQEPFVYVKPTMPDGTCKEEMTLNGVLIKKVICTGPNETIPGRPTVPQCCYGFCIDLLIKLAMTMNFTYEVHLVADGKFGTQERVNNSNKKEWNGMMGELLGGLADMIVAPLTINNERAQYIEFSKPFKYQGLTILVKKEIPRSTLDSFMQPFQSTLWLLVGLSVHVVAVMLYLLDRFSPFGRFKVNSEEEEEDALTLSSAMWFSWGVLLNSGIGEGAPRSFSARILGMVWAGFAMIIVASYTANLAAFLVLDRPEERITGINDPRLRNPSDKFIYATVKQSSVDIYFRRQVELSTMYRHMEKHNYESAAEAIQAVRDNKLHAFIWDSAVLEFEASQKCDLVTTGELFFRSGFGIGMRKDSPWKQNVSLAILSSHENGFMEDLDKTWVRYQECDSRSNAPATLTFENMAGVFMLVAGGIAAGIFLIFIEIAYKRHKDARRKQMQLAFAAVNVWRKNLQPSSSLETQDDRKSGRAEPDPKKKASFRSISTTLASSIKRRRSSKDTQYPPTDITGQLNLSDPSVSTVV comes from the exons GTCTACGCCATCCTGGTGAGTCACCCGCCACAGTCCAATGACCACCTCACTCCGACGCCGGTCTCCTACACGGCAGGCTTCTACCGCATCCCCGTGGTCGGGCTCACCACCCGCATGTCCATCTACTCCGACAAG AGCATCCACCTGTCCTTCCTGCGGACGGTGCCCCCTTACTCTCACCAGGCGCATGTTTGGTTCGACCTGATGCGCGAGTTCAACTGGAACCACATCATCCTCATAGTGAGCGACGACCACGAGGGCCGGGCTGCCCAAAAGAGACTGGAGACCCTGCTGGAGGAGCGAGAGACAAAG GCAGAGAAAGTCCTCCAGTTCAGCCAGGAGACTAACTTAACTGCCCTGCTGCTGGAGGCCAAAGAGCTGGAGGCCCGAGTCATCATCCTGTCCGCCAG TGAGGAGGATGCAGCAGCGGTGTACAAGGCGGCTCGTATCCTCAACATGACGGGCTCTGGTTACGTGTGGCTGGTGGGCGAGCGGGAGATGTCGGGTAAAGCCCTGAGCGAGGCTCCAGACG GTCTGATCGGCCTCCAGCTCATCAACGGAAAGAATGAGTCGGCCCACATCAATGACGCGGTGGCCGTGGTGGCACAGTCCATCCAGGAGCTGTTTGAGAAGGAAAACATCACGGAGCCTCCCAGAGGATGTGTGGGCAACACCAACATCTGGAAAACAGGGCCACTGTTTAAACG GGTGCTGATGTCATCCAAATACCCAGAGGGCCTCACAGGACGCGTCGAGTTCAACGACGACGGAGACAGAAAATACGCCCATTACAGTATCCTCAACTACCAGAAGAGTCGACTGAACCAAGTCGGCATCTACAATGGAACACAG GTGGTCATGAACAATCAACGGAAGATCATCTGGCCTGGAGGAGAGACTGAAAAACCACAGGGCTTCCAGATGTCCACTCGCTTGAAG ATAGTGACCATACATCAGGAGCCGTTTGTGTATGTGAAACCGACGATGCCGGACGGAACGTGCAAGGAGGAAATGACGCTAAATGGAGTCTTAATTAAAAAGGTTATCTGCACTGGCCCCAATGAGACCATCCCAG GACGCCCAACTGTGCCGCAGTGCTGCTACGGATTTTGCATTGACCTTCTCATCAAACTGGCCATGACCATGAACTTCACCTACGAGGTCCACCTGGTCGCTGACGGGAAATTTGGAACACAAGAGCGC gtaaacaacagcaacaagaaAGAGTGGAACGGCATGATGGGAGAACTCCTGGGTGGCCTGGCTGACATGATCGTGGCTCCGCTGACAATCAACAATGAGCGAGCACAGTACATTGAGTTCTCCAAACCCTTTAAATATCAAGGTCTCACCATCCTAGTTAAAAAG GAAATCCCTCGCAGTACACTGGACTCATTCATGCAGCCTTTCCAAAGCACGCTGTGGCTGTTGGTGGGTCTTTCCGTGCATGTGGTGGCGGTGATGCTTTACCTTCTAGACCGGTTCAG CCCATTTGGAAGATTTAAAGTaaacagtgaagaagaagaagaggacgcCCTCACCTTGTCATCTGCTATGTGGTTCTCCTGGGGAGTGTTGCTGAACTCTGGTATTGGAGAAG gTGCGCCGCGCAGCTTCTCAGCGAGAATCTTGGGTATGGTGTGGGCTGGCTTTGCCATGATCATTGTGGCCTCTTATACTGCCAACCTGGCTGCCTTCCTGGTGTTGGACCGGCCTGAGGAGCGCATCACCGGCATCAATGACCCTCGG CTAAGAAACCCATCTGACAAGTTCATATACGCCACGGTGAAGCAGAGCTCGGTGGACATCTACTTCCGGCGGCAGGTGGAGCTTAGTACAATGTACCGGCACATGGAGAAGCACAACTATGAGAGTGCCGCCGAAGCCATCCAGGCTGTGCGTGACAA CAAGCTGCATGCTTTCATCTGGGACTCTGCGGTGCTGGAGTTTGAAGCCTCGCAGAAGTGCGACCTGGTGACCACGGGAGAGCTGTTTTTCCGTTCGGGCTTTGGCATAGGCATGCGCAAGGACAGCCCCTGGAAACAGAATGTGTCCCTGGCCATTCTCAG TTCTCATGAGAACGGCTTCATGGAAGACCTAGATAAAACCTGGGTGAGATACCAGGAGTGTGACTCAAGGAGCAATGCCCCAGCCACACTCACCTTTGAAAACATGGCAG GAGTCTTCATGCTGGTGGCTGGAGGCATAGCAGCCGGGATCTTCCTCATCTTTATCGAGATCGCCTACAAGCGACACAAAGACGCCCGCAGGAAGCAGATGCAGCTGGCCTTTGCGGCCGTCAATGTCTGGAGGAAGAACCTACAG CCCTCTTCCTCACTAGAGACTCAGGAT GATAGGAAAAGTGGTAGAGCAGAGCCCGACCCCAAAAAGAAAGCCTCTTTTAGGTCCATCAGTACCACCCTGGCCTCCAGCATCAAGAGACGTAGGTCCTCCAAAGACACG CAGTACCCACCCACTGACATCACGGGCCAACTCAACCTGTCGGACCCGTCTGTCAGCACCGTGGTGTAG
- the grin1a gene encoding glutamate receptor ionotropic, NMDA 1a isoform X7, translated as MRAFLLAVLLSCSCARAGCEPKIVNIGAVLSHKRYEQVFKDAVTQANQVYGRDKFKLTAISVTHKPNAIQMALSVCEDLISSQVYAILVSHPPQSNDHLTPTPVSYTAGFYRIPVVGLTTRMSIYSDKSIHLSFLRTVPPYSHQAHVWFDLMREFNWNHIILIVSDDHEGRAAQKRLETLLEERETKNKKRNYENLDQLSYDNKRGPKAEKVLQFSQETNLTALLLEAKELEARVIILSASEEDAAAVYKAARILNMTGSGYVWLVGEREMSGKALSEAPDGLIGLQLINGKNESAHINDAVAVVAQSIQELFEKENITEPPRGCVGNTNIWKTGPLFKRVLMSSKYPEGLTGRVEFNDDGDRKYAHYSILNYQKSRLNQVGIYNGTQVVMNNQRKIIWPGGETEKPQGFQMSTRLKIVTIHQEPFVYVKPTMPDGTCKEEMTLNGVLIKKVICTGPNETIPGRPTVPQCCYGFCIDLLIKLAMTMNFTYEVHLVADGKFGTQERVNNSNKKEWNGMMGELLGGLADMIVAPLTINNERAQYIEFSKPFKYQGLTILVKKEIPRSTLDSFMQPFQSTLWLLVGLSVHVVAVMLYLLDRFSPFGRFKVNSEEEEEDALTLSSAMWFSWGVLLNSGIGEGAPRSFSARILGMVWAGFAMIIVASYTANLAAFLVLDRPEERITGINDPRLRNPSDKFIYATVKQSSVDIYFRRQVELSTMYRHMEKHNYESAAEAIQAVRDNKLHAFIWDSAVLEFEASQKCDLVTTGELFFRSGFGIGMRKDSPWKQNVSLAILSSHENGFMEDLDKTWVRYQECDSRSNAPATLTFENMAGVFMLVAGGIAAGIFLIFIEIAYKRHKDARRKQMQLAFAAVNVWRKNLQQYPPTDITGQLNLSDPSVSTVV; from the exons GTCTACGCCATCCTGGTGAGTCACCCGCCACAGTCCAATGACCACCTCACTCCGACGCCGGTCTCCTACACGGCAGGCTTCTACCGCATCCCCGTGGTCGGGCTCACCACCCGCATGTCCATCTACTCCGACAAG AGCATCCACCTGTCCTTCCTGCGGACGGTGCCCCCTTACTCTCACCAGGCGCATGTTTGGTTCGACCTGATGCGCGAGTTCAACTGGAACCACATCATCCTCATAGTGAGCGACGACCACGAGGGCCGGGCTGCCCAAAAGAGACTGGAGACCCTGCTGGAGGAGCGAGAGACAAAG aataaaaaaaggaaCTATGAAAACCTCGACCAACTGTCCTATGACAACAAGCGAGGACCTAAG GCAGAGAAAGTCCTCCAGTTCAGCCAGGAGACTAACTTAACTGCCCTGCTGCTGGAGGCCAAAGAGCTGGAGGCCCGAGTCATCATCCTGTCCGCCAG TGAGGAGGATGCAGCAGCGGTGTACAAGGCGGCTCGTATCCTCAACATGACGGGCTCTGGTTACGTGTGGCTGGTGGGCGAGCGGGAGATGTCGGGTAAAGCCCTGAGCGAGGCTCCAGACG GTCTGATCGGCCTCCAGCTCATCAACGGAAAGAATGAGTCGGCCCACATCAATGACGCGGTGGCCGTGGTGGCACAGTCCATCCAGGAGCTGTTTGAGAAGGAAAACATCACGGAGCCTCCCAGAGGATGTGTGGGCAACACCAACATCTGGAAAACAGGGCCACTGTTTAAACG GGTGCTGATGTCATCCAAATACCCAGAGGGCCTCACAGGACGCGTCGAGTTCAACGACGACGGAGACAGAAAATACGCCCATTACAGTATCCTCAACTACCAGAAGAGTCGACTGAACCAAGTCGGCATCTACAATGGAACACAG GTGGTCATGAACAATCAACGGAAGATCATCTGGCCTGGAGGAGAGACTGAAAAACCACAGGGCTTCCAGATGTCCACTCGCTTGAAG ATAGTGACCATACATCAGGAGCCGTTTGTGTATGTGAAACCGACGATGCCGGACGGAACGTGCAAGGAGGAAATGACGCTAAATGGAGTCTTAATTAAAAAGGTTATCTGCACTGGCCCCAATGAGACCATCCCAG GACGCCCAACTGTGCCGCAGTGCTGCTACGGATTTTGCATTGACCTTCTCATCAAACTGGCCATGACCATGAACTTCACCTACGAGGTCCACCTGGTCGCTGACGGGAAATTTGGAACACAAGAGCGC gtaaacaacagcaacaagaaAGAGTGGAACGGCATGATGGGAGAACTCCTGGGTGGCCTGGCTGACATGATCGTGGCTCCGCTGACAATCAACAATGAGCGAGCACAGTACATTGAGTTCTCCAAACCCTTTAAATATCAAGGTCTCACCATCCTAGTTAAAAAG GAAATCCCTCGCAGTACACTGGACTCATTCATGCAGCCTTTCCAAAGCACGCTGTGGCTGTTGGTGGGTCTTTCCGTGCATGTGGTGGCGGTGATGCTTTACCTTCTAGACCGGTTCAG CCCATTTGGAAGATTTAAAGTaaacagtgaagaagaagaagaggacgcCCTCACCTTGTCATCTGCTATGTGGTTCTCCTGGGGAGTGTTGCTGAACTCTGGTATTGGAGAAG gTGCGCCGCGCAGCTTCTCAGCGAGAATCTTGGGTATGGTGTGGGCTGGCTTTGCCATGATCATTGTGGCCTCTTATACTGCCAACCTGGCTGCCTTCCTGGTGTTGGACCGGCCTGAGGAGCGCATCACCGGCATCAATGACCCTCGG CTAAGAAACCCATCTGACAAGTTCATATACGCCACGGTGAAGCAGAGCTCGGTGGACATCTACTTCCGGCGGCAGGTGGAGCTTAGTACAATGTACCGGCACATGGAGAAGCACAACTATGAGAGTGCCGCCGAAGCCATCCAGGCTGTGCGTGACAA CAAGCTGCATGCTTTCATCTGGGACTCTGCGGTGCTGGAGTTTGAAGCCTCGCAGAAGTGCGACCTGGTGACCACGGGAGAGCTGTTTTTCCGTTCGGGCTTTGGCATAGGCATGCGCAAGGACAGCCCCTGGAAACAGAATGTGTCCCTGGCCATTCTCAG TTCTCATGAGAACGGCTTCATGGAAGACCTAGATAAAACCTGGGTGAGATACCAGGAGTGTGACTCAAGGAGCAATGCCCCAGCCACACTCACCTTTGAAAACATGGCAG GAGTCTTCATGCTGGTGGCTGGAGGCATAGCAGCCGGGATCTTCCTCATCTTTATCGAGATCGCCTACAAGCGACACAAAGACGCCCGCAGGAAGCAGATGCAGCTGGCCTTTGCGGCCGTCAATGTCTGGAGGAAGAACCTACAG CAGTACCCACCCACTGACATCACGGGCCAACTCAACCTGTCGGACCCGTCTGTCAGCACCGTGGTGTAG
- the grin1a gene encoding glutamate receptor ionotropic, NMDA 1a isoform X8, with protein sequence MRAFLLAVLLSCSCARAGCEPKIVNIGAVLSHKRYEQVFKDAVTQANQVYGRDKFKLTAISVTHKPNAIQMALSVCEDLISSQVYAILVSHPPQSNDHLTPTPVSYTAGFYRIPVVGLTTRMSIYSDKSIHLSFLRTVPPYSHQAHVWFDLMREFNWNHIILIVSDDHEGRAAQKRLETLLEERETKAEKVLQFSQETNLTALLLEAKELEARVIILSASEEDAAAVYKAARILNMTGSGYVWLVGEREMSGKALSEAPDGLIGLQLINGKNESAHINDAVAVVAQSIQELFEKENITEPPRGCVGNTNIWKTGPLFKRVLMSSKYPEGLTGRVEFNDDGDRKYAHYSILNYQKSRLNQVGIYNGTQVVMNNQRKIIWPGGETEKPQGFQMSTRLKIVTIHQEPFVYVKPTMPDGTCKEEMTLNGVLIKKVICTGPNETIPGRPTVPQCCYGFCIDLLIKLAMTMNFTYEVHLVADGKFGTQERVNNSNKKEWNGMMGELLGGLADMIVAPLTINNERAQYIEFSKPFKYQGLTILVKKEIPRSTLDSFMQPFQSTLWLLVGLSVHVVAVMLYLLDRFSPFGRFKVNSEEEEEDALTLSSAMWFSWGVLLNSGIGEGAPRSFSARILGMVWAGFAMIIVASYTANLAAFLVLDRPEERITGINDPRLRNPSDKFIYATVKQSSVDIYFRRQVELSTMYRHMEKHNYESAAEAIQAVRDNKLHAFIWDSAVLEFEASQKCDLVTTGELFFRSGFGIGMRKDSPWKQNVSLAILSSHENGFMEDLDKTWVRYQECDSRSNAPATLTFENMAGVFMLVAGGIAAGIFLIFIEIAYKRHKDARRKQMQLAFAAVNVWRKNLQQYPPTDITGQLNLSDPSVSTVV encoded by the exons GTCTACGCCATCCTGGTGAGTCACCCGCCACAGTCCAATGACCACCTCACTCCGACGCCGGTCTCCTACACGGCAGGCTTCTACCGCATCCCCGTGGTCGGGCTCACCACCCGCATGTCCATCTACTCCGACAAG AGCATCCACCTGTCCTTCCTGCGGACGGTGCCCCCTTACTCTCACCAGGCGCATGTTTGGTTCGACCTGATGCGCGAGTTCAACTGGAACCACATCATCCTCATAGTGAGCGACGACCACGAGGGCCGGGCTGCCCAAAAGAGACTGGAGACCCTGCTGGAGGAGCGAGAGACAAAG GCAGAGAAAGTCCTCCAGTTCAGCCAGGAGACTAACTTAACTGCCCTGCTGCTGGAGGCCAAAGAGCTGGAGGCCCGAGTCATCATCCTGTCCGCCAG TGAGGAGGATGCAGCAGCGGTGTACAAGGCGGCTCGTATCCTCAACATGACGGGCTCTGGTTACGTGTGGCTGGTGGGCGAGCGGGAGATGTCGGGTAAAGCCCTGAGCGAGGCTCCAGACG GTCTGATCGGCCTCCAGCTCATCAACGGAAAGAATGAGTCGGCCCACATCAATGACGCGGTGGCCGTGGTGGCACAGTCCATCCAGGAGCTGTTTGAGAAGGAAAACATCACGGAGCCTCCCAGAGGATGTGTGGGCAACACCAACATCTGGAAAACAGGGCCACTGTTTAAACG GGTGCTGATGTCATCCAAATACCCAGAGGGCCTCACAGGACGCGTCGAGTTCAACGACGACGGAGACAGAAAATACGCCCATTACAGTATCCTCAACTACCAGAAGAGTCGACTGAACCAAGTCGGCATCTACAATGGAACACAG GTGGTCATGAACAATCAACGGAAGATCATCTGGCCTGGAGGAGAGACTGAAAAACCACAGGGCTTCCAGATGTCCACTCGCTTGAAG ATAGTGACCATACATCAGGAGCCGTTTGTGTATGTGAAACCGACGATGCCGGACGGAACGTGCAAGGAGGAAATGACGCTAAATGGAGTCTTAATTAAAAAGGTTATCTGCACTGGCCCCAATGAGACCATCCCAG GACGCCCAACTGTGCCGCAGTGCTGCTACGGATTTTGCATTGACCTTCTCATCAAACTGGCCATGACCATGAACTTCACCTACGAGGTCCACCTGGTCGCTGACGGGAAATTTGGAACACAAGAGCGC gtaaacaacagcaacaagaaAGAGTGGAACGGCATGATGGGAGAACTCCTGGGTGGCCTGGCTGACATGATCGTGGCTCCGCTGACAATCAACAATGAGCGAGCACAGTACATTGAGTTCTCCAAACCCTTTAAATATCAAGGTCTCACCATCCTAGTTAAAAAG GAAATCCCTCGCAGTACACTGGACTCATTCATGCAGCCTTTCCAAAGCACGCTGTGGCTGTTGGTGGGTCTTTCCGTGCATGTGGTGGCGGTGATGCTTTACCTTCTAGACCGGTTCAG CCCATTTGGAAGATTTAAAGTaaacagtgaagaagaagaagaggacgcCCTCACCTTGTCATCTGCTATGTGGTTCTCCTGGGGAGTGTTGCTGAACTCTGGTATTGGAGAAG gTGCGCCGCGCAGCTTCTCAGCGAGAATCTTGGGTATGGTGTGGGCTGGCTTTGCCATGATCATTGTGGCCTCTTATACTGCCAACCTGGCTGCCTTCCTGGTGTTGGACCGGCCTGAGGAGCGCATCACCGGCATCAATGACCCTCGG CTAAGAAACCCATCTGACAAGTTCATATACGCCACGGTGAAGCAGAGCTCGGTGGACATCTACTTCCGGCGGCAGGTGGAGCTTAGTACAATGTACCGGCACATGGAGAAGCACAACTATGAGAGTGCCGCCGAAGCCATCCAGGCTGTGCGTGACAA CAAGCTGCATGCTTTCATCTGGGACTCTGCGGTGCTGGAGTTTGAAGCCTCGCAGAAGTGCGACCTGGTGACCACGGGAGAGCTGTTTTTCCGTTCGGGCTTTGGCATAGGCATGCGCAAGGACAGCCCCTGGAAACAGAATGTGTCCCTGGCCATTCTCAG TTCTCATGAGAACGGCTTCATGGAAGACCTAGATAAAACCTGGGTGAGATACCAGGAGTGTGACTCAAGGAGCAATGCCCCAGCCACACTCACCTTTGAAAACATGGCAG GAGTCTTCATGCTGGTGGCTGGAGGCATAGCAGCCGGGATCTTCCTCATCTTTATCGAGATCGCCTACAAGCGACACAAAGACGCCCGCAGGAAGCAGATGCAGCTGGCCTTTGCGGCCGTCAATGTCTGGAGGAAGAACCTACAG CAGTACCCACCCACTGACATCACGGGCCAACTCAACCTGTCGGACCCGTCTGTCAGCACCGTGGTGTAG